DNA sequence from the Candidatus Auribacterota bacterium genome:
CGGATCGCCGCCATGGAGCTCAGCAACGTGAAGAGCGAAGCTGACTTCCTGGACTACTCTCTCAAGGTGATCCAGCAGACGTGGGACATCGACATCGGCGACTTTCCGATCTACTCCAAGGGGGGCGTCCTCGGCGCTCCCGCCGTGTGGCTTAAAAAGATTGTCTGGAAGTTGCTCAAGTTCTACACCTACCGCCTCTTCTCCCAGCAGAAGGAGTTCAACTGCCAGGTGGCAAACGCCATCTGCAGCCTCAAGGCCAAGGTGGACGCGGAGATCGCCGCCCTCAAGAAAACATCAGAATAACACCTATGGTTTCACCACGGAGGCACGGAGGTCACGGAGCAAGGGAACAAATTACCACGGGTAACCACTGAGGCCACTGAATACACTGAATGGAATGATATTCTTCAGCGACTTCAGTGTCTTCAGTGGTTGGAAATAGAAATGTGAATTTCATCTGTGTGTATCTGTGTTCATCTGTGGTTAAAGTTGATCCGCAGTTAAGTTGTTGAGGTTCTCCGTGTTCTCCGTGCCTCCGTGGTAGAATCGAATTTAAATTATTTTACCAACTATGCGCACACGTAAAATTGCTTTTGTCGTACCTCGGTATGGCGTTGAGTCCGCGGGAGGCGCAGAGGCGCTCGTGCAGAGCGTGGCCGAGCGACTCGCGGCGGCCGGGAATAGTGTCTCCGTGCTCACGACCTGTGCGCGCGACCACTTCACCTGGGCCAACCACTTCCGGCCGGGCAGGGAGGCGCTGAATGGCGTCGAGGTCTGCCGCTTCCCGACCGACCCGCGCGACGCCGGCGGGGAGTTCTGCGCGCTCCAGGAGAGGATCGCGCGCGGCATGCCAATCAGCCGGGATGAGGAGGAAACGTGGATCCGCGGGAGCGTGCACAGCCGCCCCCTCTACGACTCCATCGCCGCACGCCGCGACGAGTTCGACTGTTTCATCTTCATCCCCTACCTCTTCGGCACGACCTGGGCCGGCAGCGCCGTCGCACCGGAGAAATCACTCATCATCCCCTGCCTGCACGACGAACCCTACGCGCGCCTCACTCTATTCAGGGAGATGTTCTCACAAGTCCGCGGTCTCATATTCAACAGCGAACCCGAGCGTGCCCTTGGCGTGAGCCTCTTCGGCCTCGCGTCGGAAAAGAGTGCCGTCGCAGGCATGGGGTTTGTCGCCATGGACCAGTACCGCCCCGAGCGCTTCCGGAAAAAGCTCGGAATCAAAGGGCCCTTCATCATGTACGCCGGGCGGCGGGAGCAGGGCAAGAACACGCCGCTCCTCGTGGAATACTTTCGCGCATTTATAAACCAGCATCGGAATGAACTCAAACTCGTGCTCCTCGGGACGGGCGAGGTGATGATCCCCCAAGAACTCTCGAGGGACGCGCTCGATCTCGGCTACGTCAGCGAAGAGCTCAAACACGACGGCTACGCCGCCAGCCTCGCGCTCTGCCAGCCCTCCACAAATGAGAGCCTGTCCATCGTCCTCATGGAGGCATGGCTCGCCGGCGCTCCCGGCCTGGTGCACGCCGACTGCGCCGTCACCTCTTTTCACTGCGTGCAGGCCAACGGCGGGTTGCTCTTCCGGGACTACTGCGAGTTTGCGGAGTGCATCCTCTACCTCATGGAGAAGCATGGACTCCGGGAGCGTCTCGCCGCGGGGGGCAGGCGCTACGTGGAAACAGAGTACTCGTGGGGCGCAGTTATAAAGCGCTACGACGAGGCATTCGATCGCTTCGGAGTATAATTGTCTCACCACGGAGGCACGGAGGTCACGGAGATTAAAATTACATTTGTTCTCACGAGGAGTAAAAGAGATCAGGAGCTGCTTATGCCTGTTTTTATTTTGTTGCTTCTCTTTCTCTCTCTTGCTCTTTGTAAAGCTGCTACTCTTCTTTCCTCCGTGTTCTCCGTGTCTCCGTGGTGAATACTGAACTATGAAAATCAACCAGCTCCTCCCCGGCTTCGGCAGCGGCGATGCCATCAGCAATTACGCGCTCCAGCTCCAGGCGATCCTGCGCAGGTGGGGGCACGAGTCCGAAATCTACTGCGAGAGCCGCCACGTGGGCCCGACCGAGGAGCACCTCTGCCGGGACCACCGCCTCTGTCCCGCGCCGGGCGACCCCCTCGACGTCACTATCTATCATTACTCGATCGGCTCGGAGCTCACGGACTTCTTCAGGCGCCTGGAGGGCCGCAAGGTCCTCATCTACCACAATATCACGCCCCACGTCTGGTTCCAGGGAATCCACGATGAGAAGGCACGGTCGCTCTGGAATGGCCGGGAGGAGCTGAAGCGGCTCGCCGCGGTGCCCGACCTCGCTCTCGGCGTGTCGGAGTTCAACCGGCGCGAGCTCGAGGCGTTCGGTTTCGCGCGCACCGCAGTCCTCCCCCTCATCGTGGATGGCGAGAAGCTCTCCCGCGAGCCCGACGCGGGGCTCTTGAAACGCTACGGGGACGGCGCCGCAAACATCCTCTTCACGGGCCGCATCGCACCGAACAAGAGGGTCGAAGACCTGATAAAAATCTTTTATTACTACCGCACCACGCTCAACGCAAATT
Encoded proteins:
- a CDS encoding glycosyltransferase family 4 protein, encoding MKINQLLPGFGSGDAISNYALQLQAILRRWGHESEIYCESRHVGPTEEHLCRDHRLCPAPGDPLDVTIYHYSIGSELTDFFRRLEGRKVLIYHNITPHVWFQGIHDEKARSLWNGREELKRLAAVPDLALGVSEFNRRELEAFGFARTAVLPLIVDGEKLSREPDAGLLKRYGDGAANILFTGRIAPNKRVEDLIKIFYYYRTTLNANSRLLLAGSLIGMDRYTSHLRALITLLDLPDVTFFNHVTDAELYSLYRTAGVFLCMSEHEGFCIPLLEAIYFRVPVLAYAAAAIPETLAGTGVLVREKNHAAIAELIDRILGDPALRAAIVAKQAPRVAAFSTEAVAGRLKELLSQL
- a CDS encoding glycosyltransferase family 4 protein, whose translation is MRTRKIAFVVPRYGVESAGGAEALVQSVAERLAAAGNSVSVLTTCARDHFTWANHFRPGREALNGVEVCRFPTDPRDAGGEFCALQERIARGMPISRDEEETWIRGSVHSRPLYDSIAARRDEFDCFIFIPYLFGTTWAGSAVAPEKSLIIPCLHDEPYARLTLFREMFSQVRGLIFNSEPERALGVSLFGLASEKSAVAGMGFVAMDQYRPERFRKKLGIKGPFIMYAGRREQGKNTPLLVEYFRAFINQHRNELKLVLLGTGEVMIPQELSRDALDLGYVSEELKHDGYAASLALCQPSTNESLSIVLMEAWLAGAPGLVHADCAVTSFHCVQANGGLLFRDYCEFAECILYLMEKHGLRERLAAGGRRYVETEYSWGAVIKRYDEAFDRFGV